attCATGAAGTTCATATGTGTTAAAAGCAGAACAGATAGAGTTTATATAATTGGCTTCAACTACAAACATAAGATGACTAGTATAATGGTAGCTACTCTTGTAAATCATGTATTGAAACCGGGGCGTCTAACCTGGTTCAACAACTTAGAGGTTTTCTTATTGCCATACTTCTTAAAACAGTTAAAAGTATTGATGGTTTGTGTTGATCCACCAAGTGTCAAGGAACAGAAGATGTTTACGTGGAAAACCTTCTTGctcaaagaaggaaaaaatcaTGACCTATCGTAGTATTTACAACCTTAATTGGTCAAGTCCCTTTAGTAGATTTGTCGATCATCAAAATCATCATTACTGCATTACAACAAGTATGTTTGTATCAAAAGATCAACCGAAAGGCTACAAGCTTCCATTAAAATAGATTCTTAGGCAGAATACAATGATATTAtctcaaatttatcaaaaaagttTCATTTAAATACCCTAAACTTAGATTTTATACCTATATATTggaatttttaaccaaactaagtcattatataaaacaatttaccaaagtaatacatttttctaaaattttacaaaactagtataaacgtatttcatggtaacgttttagggtatattttatttttaaaaaattaacagcattaggttgatatTCGTCactgtaagtaacgttttactcctaaaacgttactactatgagtaacgttttaggagtaaaacgttacttacagtaacgcatatcaatctgacgccatcatcttttaaaaagtaaaatatatcctaaaacgttactgtggaatacgtttatactagttttgtaaaattttagaaaaacatattattttggtgaatgactttatataatggcttagtttggttaaaacctcTATATATTGAACATTTATATTAGAGTAAAATTATGCTAATTGAATACATATTATTAACTTATCGCATGGTGTAATACAACAATTTGGAGTTTGttttacctattttttttagcttttcttCATCTTCAGTCAAATCTGAATATGCATCAAACCATTCCATAATATGGATCTTTTATTGTTTGAGATTGAACTTGTCTCATTGTTATACAAATCTGAATAGCAATGTATGGTATGTTTTTTCATATTCGCatagtttaaggatatttttgatcattttccgtttataaattcaaaaaaatcttTCAATCAATTGGACAAACAATGGGAGAAATGAAATACAATTCAATTGAACAAAAAATGTGAAgaaaaaagcaaaaacaattCGACTCGCATTAAACCATCCTTGCAGCTTGAATTGGATGGAGAAGTTGAAATAATACcgaaaaatttctcaaaaggcAAATGATAGATATGTTAGTTGACGAAATGACAGTTCCTTCTGATCTCTCCGTTTCGACCTGTCAGGACATCTATAGTACCCATGTGAATCATTGCAGCTGCAAACTTCCTTGACCAAATGGAACCAAATCTAGCATTGTAGTTCACCAATCTAGCTGTTGTCGGGTTTGCCATCAACGTCTGATCTGAAATCATAAGTCCCTTTTGACTCTTTAAAGCCAAGTAATATCTGTTATCCAACCTGTTTGGTGTCAGGGGATCAAGGTTCGCGGGATTAGCAGCTCCCGTCCCATTTGTAAGTGCTTCTGGTGGACAAATGGACTTCAAGAAGTTCACGTATTCAGGATCAATTGGAAGACTTTGTTGATTGTTTTGAGGATACAAACGGCTAGCAAATACACCGCAATGTGCAATGCCAATGGAATGCGCGCCAGAGAGAGTCACCATTTCATCAACGGACATACCTTTGCTTGCAAAACTCTTGATGAGTTCGGTGGCATTGACGAAAGGAGAAGGAAGATTAGTCAATGTTTCAGAGTCAATAGAAACACGACCATCACGACGTCCTGCTTGGACATCATAGTATATTCTCCCAACTTTGTAAGAACTGTCCCGAGCAGCAAATGCAAGTATGTCTGCACACGAAACAACTCCAGGGCATGCAGCCTCAAGTGCAGCTTTTGCAGCATCAATCACCTCAAAACCTCGTAAACTGTTCTTGTTTGGAATACCTTCCTTCTCGG
The DNA window shown above is from Solanum lycopersicum chromosome 11, SLM_r2.1 and carries:
- the LOC101247879 gene encoding peroxidase 5: MDIKGINLALFACLILSFSSTILAYRTPYWPSIKVGYYRYTCPYAEHIVQHVVNRAVSRNPGIAAGLIRLHFHDCFVRGCDASVLLDGPNSEKEGIPNKNSLRGFEVIDAAKAALEAACPGVVSCADILAFAARDSSYKVGRIYYDVQAGRRDGRVSIDSETLTNLPSPFVNATELIKSFASKGMSVDEMVTLSGAHSIGIAHCGVFASRLYPQNNQQSLPIDPEYVNFLKSICPPEALTNGTGAANPANLDPLTPNRLDNRYYLALKSQKGLMISDQTLMANPTTARLVNYNARFGSIWSRKFAAAMIHMGTIDVLTGRNGEIRRNCHFVN